Proteins co-encoded in one Kocuria flava genomic window:
- the menD gene encoding 2-succinyl-5-enolpyruvyl-6-hydroxy-3-cyclohexene-1-carboxylic-acid synthase, with protein MSTSSLATARAVLTALVAAGTRHLVVAPGSRSAPLAYAAAAAHAAAALEVHVRVDERGAAFTALGIARATGRPAAVLTTSGTAVGNLLPAALEADHAEVPLVLLTADRPPELRGTGANQTTRQPGIFGDHVRAGLDLLPEDEDVPARLAPVLAALAGAPAGPVHLNVALRDPLHPAPEDGPELAGWARDLAARTGPAGPGALALPAVGAGPVPGPDAAGDRSRAVVVAGDGAGPDAARFAEALGLPLLAEPSSGARRGPNAAGAYRLLLGTALGAGVERVLLVGRPTLSRPVAALLQRPDVATAAVRPDPVAWCEPGRRREEVLPDWAAAAAFTGRGAPGWLPAWRRAGAAADDAVAALLARGPVSGPAVAAAVWAACARDGALLVAGSSNPVRDLDLAARPGPAAPPVVANRGLAGIDGTVATAAGAGLGAGRPVRALLGDLTFLHDASSLLLGTGEREPDLQVVVLNDGGGGIFATLEHGALGERDERYRDVVERFFGTPHTARLDALCAGWGAAHVRAGTAAELGRVLAAPVRGRSVVEVPADRAQLRALHARLREAVAAAAPGC; from the coding sequence GTGAGCACCTCCTCCCTGGCCACCGCCCGCGCCGTCCTGACCGCGCTCGTCGCCGCCGGCACCCGCCACCTCGTCGTCGCCCCCGGCTCCCGCTCGGCTCCCCTGGCCTACGCGGCGGCGGCCGCGCACGCCGCCGCGGCGCTCGAGGTGCACGTGCGCGTCGACGAGCGGGGGGCCGCCTTCACCGCCCTGGGCATCGCGCGCGCCACCGGCCGGCCCGCCGCCGTGCTGACGACCTCCGGCACCGCGGTCGGCAACCTGCTGCCGGCCGCGCTCGAGGCCGACCACGCCGAGGTGCCCCTCGTGCTGCTCACCGCCGACCGCCCGCCCGAGCTGCGCGGGACGGGCGCCAACCAGACCACCCGCCAGCCGGGGATCTTCGGCGACCACGTCCGCGCCGGGCTCGACCTGCTGCCCGAGGACGAGGACGTGCCCGCCCGCCTCGCCCCGGTGCTGGCGGCCCTGGCCGGCGCCCCGGCGGGACCGGTCCACCTCAACGTCGCCCTGCGCGACCCCCTGCACCCGGCACCGGAGGACGGCCCGGAGCTGGCCGGCTGGGCCCGGGACCTCGCCGCCCGCACCGGCCCCGCCGGCCCGGGTGCGCTCGCCCTGCCCGCCGTCGGGGCCGGGCCCGTGCCCGGCCCCGACGCGGCCGGGGACCGGTCCCGGGCGGTCGTCGTCGCGGGCGACGGCGCCGGCCCGGACGCCGCGCGCTTCGCCGAGGCGCTCGGGCTGCCGCTGCTGGCCGAGCCCTCCTCCGGGGCGCGTCGCGGCCCGAACGCCGCCGGGGCCTACCGGCTGCTGCTCGGCACCGCGCTGGGCGCAGGCGTCGAGCGCGTCCTGCTCGTGGGCCGGCCCACCCTCTCCCGGCCCGTGGCGGCGCTGCTGCAGCGCCCGGACGTCGCGACCGCCGCCGTGCGCCCCGACCCGGTGGCGTGGTGCGAACCGGGCCGGCGCCGCGAGGAGGTCCTGCCGGACTGGGCGGCCGCGGCCGCCTTCACGGGCCGCGGCGCCCCGGGGTGGCTGCCCGCCTGGCGGCGGGCCGGGGCCGCCGCCGACGACGCCGTGGCGGCGCTGCTCGCCCGCGGCCCGGTGAGCGGCCCGGCGGTGGCCGCGGCCGTGTGGGCCGCGTGCGCCCGGGACGGGGCGCTGCTCGTGGCCGGCTCGTCCAACCCGGTGCGCGACCTCGACCTCGCCGCCCGCCCGGGCCCGGCCGCTCCGCCGGTCGTGGCCAACCGGGGGCTGGCCGGCATCGACGGGACCGTGGCCACGGCCGCCGGGGCGGGCCTGGGCGCGGGGCGGCCGGTGCGGGCGCTGCTGGGGGACCTGACGTTCCTGCACGACGCCTCGTCGCTGCTGCTGGGCACCGGGGAGCGGGAGCCCGACCTGCAGGTGGTGGTGCTCAACGACGGCGGCGGCGGGATCTTCGCGACCCTCGAGCACGGGGCGCTGGGGGAGCGGGACGAGCGGTACCGCGACGTCGTCGAGCGCTTCTTCGGCACCCCGCACACCGCGCGCCTGGACGCGTTGTGCGCCGGCTGGGGGGCCGCCCACGTGCGGGCCGGCACGGCCGCCGAGCTTGGGCGGGTCCTGGCGGCCCCGGTGCGCGGGCGCTCCGTGGTCGAGGTGCCCGCCGACCGGGCGCAGCTGCGCGCCCTGCACGCCCGGCTGCGGGAGGCCGTCGCGGCCGCCGCGCCGGGCTGCTGA
- a CDS encoding PhoX family protein, producing MTETAKRPFLPLLGHTRGKRSPVTCQLKCASACAGPECNTSGNGYFRDIANAALSRRSALGLGAAAAVTVGVVGAAPEAAQAHGRGRGLSFTPIDPVPNTVDDLTVPEGYDWSPIIRWGDPLFDDSPEFDPRAQTPEAQARQFGYNCDYLDVIQDRGGRTGVLVSNHEYTNENLMFPADQQGDLERVARVAMAAHGMSVVEIARTGPGRPWSYVRGGSRNRRITLETPFAVDGPAAGSDLLRTRDDPTGALVLGTQNNCAGGTTPWGTVLSGEENFNQYFKGNGSAEQQRYGISTEAPSRRWHEVEPRFDSTLPGYENEPHRFGWVVEIDPQDPSSTPVKHTSLGRFKHEGANVRVAEDGTVVAYSGDDERFDYLYKFVSAKKYREGDRAHNLTLLSEGDLYVARFTGDTEAEIDGSGRLPSDGAFDGSGQWLPLVVDGASAVEGMTVEEVLVFTRLAADRAGATKMDRPEDVEPSPHTGRLYVALTNNTQRGTEGKAGPDEANPRTQNRDGHVLELTERGNRADAVRFDWSILIVAGDPAKNASAYFAGFPAEKVSPISCPDNLAFDSVGNLWISTDGAPGTIDYNDGLFKVGLTGTQRGNVEQFLAVPQDAETCGPVIHDRERMVYVAVQHPGEDGTFEEPRSYFPDYVVETREGEGEWSLPRPSVAQVFAVGRGEEPEFPGAVHDAPGRERNRHKRRKNGSRGPRYRGYRGKATVRTKTAARRARRSY from the coding sequence ATGACCGAGACCGCCAAGCGCCCCTTCCTGCCGCTGCTGGGGCACACCCGCGGCAAGCGCAGCCCGGTGACCTGTCAGCTCAAGTGCGCGAGCGCCTGCGCCGGCCCGGAGTGCAACACCTCCGGCAACGGCTACTTCCGCGACATCGCGAACGCCGCCCTGAGCCGCCGCTCGGCCCTGGGCCTCGGGGCCGCGGCCGCCGTGACCGTCGGCGTCGTCGGCGCCGCCCCGGAGGCCGCCCAGGCCCACGGCCGCGGCCGGGGACTGTCCTTCACCCCGATCGACCCCGTCCCGAACACCGTCGACGACCTCACCGTGCCGGAGGGCTACGACTGGTCGCCGATCATCCGCTGGGGCGACCCGCTCTTCGACGACTCCCCGGAGTTCGACCCCCGTGCCCAGACCCCCGAGGCCCAGGCCCGCCAGTTCGGCTACAACTGCGACTACCTCGACGTCATCCAGGACCGCGGCGGGCGCACCGGCGTGCTGGTGAGCAACCACGAGTACACCAACGAGAACCTCATGTTCCCGGCCGACCAGCAGGGCGACCTCGAGCGGGTGGCCCGGGTGGCCATGGCCGCCCACGGGATGTCCGTGGTCGAGATCGCCCGCACCGGCCCGGGCCGCCCCTGGTCCTACGTGCGCGGCGGGTCCCGCAACCGGCGGATCACCCTCGAGACCCCCTTCGCCGTCGACGGCCCCGCGGCCGGCTCCGACCTGCTGAGGACCCGGGACGACCCCACGGGCGCCCTGGTGCTCGGGACGCAGAACAACTGCGCCGGCGGCACCACCCCCTGGGGCACCGTCCTGTCCGGCGAGGAGAACTTCAACCAGTACTTCAAGGGCAACGGCTCCGCCGAGCAGCAGCGCTACGGGATCTCCACCGAGGCCCCGAGCCGGCGCTGGCACGAGGTCGAGCCGCGCTTCGACTCCACGCTGCCCGGCTACGAGAACGAGCCGCACCGCTTCGGCTGGGTCGTGGAGATCGACCCGCAGGACCCGTCCTCGACCCCGGTCAAGCACACGAGCCTGGGCCGGTTCAAGCACGAGGGCGCGAACGTGCGCGTGGCCGAGGACGGCACCGTGGTCGCCTACTCCGGCGACGACGAGCGCTTCGACTACCTCTACAAGTTCGTCTCCGCGAAGAAGTACCGCGAGGGCGACCGCGCCCACAACCTCACGCTGCTGTCCGAGGGCGACCTCTACGTGGCGCGGTTCACCGGGGACACCGAGGCGGAGATCGACGGCTCCGGGCGGCTGCCCTCCGACGGGGCGTTCGACGGCTCGGGGCAGTGGCTGCCGCTGGTCGTGGACGGGGCCTCGGCCGTCGAGGGCATGACCGTCGAGGAGGTCCTCGTCTTCACCCGCCTGGCCGCGGACAGGGCCGGCGCCACGAAGATGGACCGCCCCGAGGACGTCGAGCCCTCCCCGCACACCGGCAGGCTCTACGTGGCGCTGACCAACAACACCCAGCGCGGCACCGAGGGCAAGGCCGGCCCCGACGAGGCCAACCCCCGCACCCAGAACCGCGACGGCCACGTCCTCGAGCTCACCGAGCGCGGCAACCGCGCGGACGCCGTGCGCTTCGACTGGAGCATCCTCATCGTCGCCGGGGACCCCGCGAAGAACGCCTCGGCCTACTTCGCCGGCTTCCCCGCCGAGAAGGTCTCGCCGATCTCCTGCCCCGACAACCTCGCCTTCGACTCGGTGGGCAACCTGTGGATCTCCACCGACGGCGCCCCCGGCACGATCGACTACAACGACGGGCTGTTCAAGGTCGGCCTCACCGGCACCCAGCGCGGCAACGTCGAGCAGTTCCTCGCCGTGCCCCAGGACGCCGAGACCTGCGGGCCCGTGATCCACGACCGCGAGCGCATGGTCTACGTGGCCGTCCAGCACCCGGGCGAGGACGGGACCTTCGAGGAGCCCCGCTCCTACTTCCCCGACTACGTCGTCGAGACCCGGGAGGGGGAGGGCGAGTGGTCCCTGCCGCGCCCGTCCGTCGCCCAGGTCTTCGCCGTCGGCCGCGGCGAGGAGCCCGAGTTCCCCGGCGCGGTCCACGACGCCCCGGGCCGCGAGCGCAACCGGCACAAGCGGCGCAAGAACGGCAGCCGCGGCCCCCGCTACCGCGGCTACCGCGGCAAGGCGACGGTGCGGACGAAGACCGCGGCCCGGCGCGCCCGCCGCTCCTACTGA
- a CDS encoding o-succinylbenzoate synthase — protein MDAHPPLPPVDELLAEVHVVALPLRVRFRGIDVRETALLRGPAGWAEFGPFPEYGDAEALAWLRAAADTAWRGFPAPRRTRIPVNATVPAVPADRVPEVLAGYAGRVGAVKIKVAERGQDLDDDDARVAAVRALLPGAELRVDANGGWEVPAALRALERLARHGLAYAEQPAAGIGELAAVREGLADRGVPVLVAADESVRKEEDPLAVARAGAADLLVVKAAPLGGVRRALEVVAAAGLPAVVSSALDSSVGIRAGLALAAALPELPWACGLGTVSLLEADVLAAPLRPVDGELELREAVPDPQLLAHHAVPAPRRQWWLERLRRVHALAAEG, from the coding sequence ATGGACGCCCACCCGCCCCTGCCCCCCGTCGACGAGCTGCTCGCCGAGGTCCACGTCGTCGCCCTGCCGCTGCGCGTGCGCTTCCGCGGCATCGACGTGCGCGAGACCGCGCTGCTGCGCGGGCCGGCCGGCTGGGCCGAGTTCGGCCCGTTCCCCGAGTACGGGGACGCGGAGGCCCTCGCGTGGCTGCGCGCAGCCGCCGACACCGCCTGGCGCGGCTTCCCGGCCCCGCGGCGCACCCGGATCCCCGTCAACGCCACCGTCCCCGCCGTGCCCGCGGACCGGGTGCCGGAGGTCCTCGCCGGCTACGCCGGCCGGGTGGGGGCCGTGAAGATCAAGGTCGCCGAGCGCGGCCAGGACCTCGACGACGACGACGCCCGCGTCGCCGCCGTGCGCGCGCTGCTGCCCGGGGCGGAGCTGCGCGTGGACGCCAACGGCGGGTGGGAGGTCCCCGCGGCCCTGCGGGCCCTGGAGCGGCTGGCCCGGCACGGGCTGGCCTACGCGGAGCAGCCGGCGGCCGGCATCGGGGAGCTCGCCGCCGTGCGCGAGGGCCTGGCCGACCGGGGCGTGCCCGTGCTCGTGGCCGCCGACGAGTCCGTGCGCAAGGAGGAGGACCCCCTCGCCGTGGCCCGGGCCGGGGCCGCGGACCTGCTCGTCGTCAAGGCCGCACCCCTGGGCGGGGTGCGCCGCGCCCTGGAGGTCGTCGCCGCGGCCGGGCTGCCCGCGGTCGTCAGCTCCGCCCTCGACTCCTCGGTGGGCATCCGGGCCGGGCTGGCCCTCGCCGCCGCCCTGCCGGAGCTGCCGTGGGCCTGCGGGCTGGGAACGGTCTCGCTGCTGGAGGCCGACGTGCTCGCCGCGCCGCTGCGCCCGGTCGACGGCGAGCTCGAGCTGCGCGAGGCCGTCCCCGACCCGCAGCTGCTCGCCCACCACGCCGTGCCCGCCCCCCGGCGGCAGTGGTGGCTCGAGCGGCTGCGGCGGGTGCACGCGCTCGCCGCCGAGGGGTGA
- a CDS encoding phosphatase PAP2 family protein: MTTTAVRPRTTAGQVLAHVLGALVAWAGAVGVGVVALTTAAGQWLDERALKQAHNAFPGLTDRGRELLDLLPWAVGGICAVALVVLAVRARRLAPALTGAAVVVLSNLTVQLLKRVFVDKPDLGIQEAAANSFPSGHTAATAAAVAVVLLAAPAAARPAVALLGAGAMTATGIATLVNGWHRPSDVVASLLVVGGWAALGGLVLRLTGPAEGPVRGGGLTALLGLAGAGALLTGLLPAWVALERPGGGWAAVAGCAAVLGVSLLTAAALTALQAPRRRGPRT, encoded by the coding sequence ATGACCACCACCGCCGTCCGTCCGCGGACCACCGCCGGCCAGGTGCTGGCCCACGTCCTCGGCGCCCTCGTGGCCTGGGCGGGGGCCGTGGGCGTGGGCGTCGTGGCCCTGACCACCGCGGCCGGGCAGTGGCTCGACGAGCGGGCCCTGAAGCAGGCGCACAACGCCTTCCCTGGCCTCACCGACCGCGGCCGGGAGCTGCTCGACCTCCTGCCGTGGGCGGTGGGCGGGATCTGCGCGGTGGCCCTGGTGGTGCTGGCCGTGCGGGCGCGCCGGCTCGCCCCGGCGCTGACGGGGGCGGCGGTCGTGGTGCTGTCCAACCTCACCGTGCAGCTGCTCAAGCGGGTGTTCGTGGACAAGCCCGACCTCGGCATCCAGGAGGCCGCGGCCAACTCCTTCCCCTCCGGGCACACGGCCGCGACGGCCGCCGCGGTCGCGGTCGTGCTGCTCGCCGCCCCGGCCGCCGCGCGGCCCGCGGTGGCCCTGCTCGGGGCGGGCGCGATGACCGCCACGGGCATCGCCACGCTGGTCAACGGCTGGCACCGGCCCTCGGACGTGGTGGCCTCCCTGCTCGTGGTCGGCGGCTGGGCGGCGCTGGGCGGGCTCGTGCTGCGCCTGACCGGCCCCGCCGAGGGGCCCGTGCGCGGCGGGGGCCTCACGGCGCTGCTCGGGCTGGCCGGGGCGGGGGCGCTGCTGACGGGGCTGCTGCCGGCGTGGGTGGCCCTGGAGCGCCCGGGCGGGGGCTGGGCCGCGGTGGCCGGGTGCGCGGCGGTGCTGGGGGTCAGTCTGCTGACGGCTGCGGCGCTGACAGCGCTGCAGGCACCGCGCCGGCGGGGGCCTCGGACCTGA
- a CDS encoding MBL fold metallo-hydrolase — protein sequence MTRINELRDGVFAVSTDNWRLNSGLVLGTRRALVVDTGAGPRQGAEILAAVRSVTPLPLVVVNTHAHHVHYMGNAVFRRAGAEEFWGHRGCAEAIRAHADYHRSYVGTHEPEMAAAEGPDTAVVPPNRHLPGTGRRPALARVDLGERSAVLFSLGRAHTDNDVCVGTDDVVFVGDLVEQGTDPQFEDSFPRGWAEALDRLADLERYRVFVPGHGRPVERGHVREQARLMRTAIERVDASEAAAAAPGGMRPVTASMFRLPYTPGSARVLLDRLERIRSEAPAGAVPAALSAPQPSAD from the coding sequence GTGACCCGCATCAACGAGCTCCGCGACGGCGTCTTCGCCGTGAGCACGGACAACTGGAGGCTGAACTCCGGTCTCGTGCTCGGGACCCGGCGCGCCCTCGTGGTCGACACCGGGGCCGGGCCGCGCCAGGGCGCGGAGATCCTGGCGGCCGTGCGCTCGGTGACCCCGCTGCCGCTGGTGGTCGTGAACACCCACGCCCACCACGTCCACTACATGGGCAACGCCGTGTTCCGCCGCGCGGGCGCCGAGGAGTTCTGGGGCCACCGCGGCTGCGCCGAGGCCATCCGCGCCCACGCCGACTACCACCGCTCCTACGTCGGCACCCACGAGCCGGAGATGGCCGCCGCGGAGGGCCCCGACACGGCCGTGGTCCCGCCCAACCGGCACCTGCCGGGCACGGGGCGCCGCCCCGCCCTGGCCCGGGTGGACCTCGGGGAGCGCAGCGCCGTGCTCTTCTCCCTGGGCCGGGCGCACACCGACAACGACGTGTGCGTGGGCACCGACGACGTCGTGTTCGTGGGCGACCTCGTGGAGCAGGGCACGGACCCGCAGTTTGAGGACTCCTTCCCGCGCGGCTGGGCCGAGGCCCTCGACCGGCTGGCGGACCTGGAGCGCTACCGGGTGTTCGTCCCCGGCCACGGCCGCCCCGTGGAGCGCGGCCACGTGCGGGAGCAGGCGCGGCTGATGCGCACCGCGATCGAGCGGGTGGACGCGAGCGAGGCCGCCGCGGCCGCCCCCGGCGGGATGCGCCCCGTGACCGCCTCGATGTTCCGGCTGCCCTACACCCCCGGCTCCGCCCGGGTGCTGCTGGACCGGCTCGAGCGGATCAGGTCCGAGGCCCCCGCCGGCGCGGTGCCTGCAGCGCTGTCAGCGCCGCAGCCGTCAGCAGACTGA
- the gluQRS gene encoding tRNA glutamyl-Q(34) synthetase GluQRS, with translation MTSDGTGDAPRGAGRYAPSPSGDLHVGNLRTALLAWALARGSGRSFVLRIEDLDRVRPGAARRQLADLARTGLDWDGEPLLQSTREAAHRAVVERLTAAGLTYECYCTRREIRAAASAPHGAPGAYPGTCRDLGPAERAVRRAGRAPAVRLRAQVHEETVLDRWAGPYTGAVDDLVLLRNDGRPAYNLAVVLDDAHQGVDQVVRGDDLLPSTPRQAHLADLLGLPRPEWVHVPLVLNPQGQRLAKRDGAVTLADLGAAGVPAEEAVARIVASLGLPGRPRTAQDVLAVLDEDVLPRVPWVLDPRKWTAQRTG, from the coding sequence ATGACTTCCGACGGGACCGGGGATGCACCGCGCGGTGCGGGCCGCTACGCTCCGTCCCCCTCGGGGGACCTGCACGTGGGCAACCTGCGCACGGCGCTGCTGGCCTGGGCGCTCGCCCGCGGCAGCGGGCGCTCCTTCGTGCTGCGGATCGAGGACCTCGACCGGGTGCGCCCGGGCGCGGCGCGGCGCCAGCTGGCGGACCTGGCCCGCACGGGGCTGGACTGGGACGGTGAGCCGCTGCTGCAGTCGACGCGGGAGGCGGCCCACCGCGCGGTGGTCGAGCGGCTCACGGCCGCGGGCCTGACCTACGAGTGCTACTGCACCCGCCGCGAGATCCGGGCGGCGGCGAGCGCCCCGCACGGCGCCCCGGGCGCCTACCCCGGCACGTGCCGGGACCTGGGCCCGGCCGAGCGGGCGGTGCGGCGGGCGGGGCGGGCCCCGGCGGTGCGGCTGCGCGCGCAGGTGCACGAGGAGACCGTCCTGGACCGGTGGGCCGGCCCGTACACGGGCGCGGTCGACGACCTCGTGCTGCTGCGCAACGACGGGCGGCCCGCCTACAACCTGGCGGTGGTCCTCGACGACGCCCACCAGGGCGTGGACCAGGTGGTGCGCGGGGACGACCTGCTGCCCTCCACCCCGCGCCAGGCCCATCTCGCCGACCTGCTGGGGCTGCCCCGGCCCGAGTGGGTGCACGTGCCGCTGGTGCTCAACCCGCAGGGGCAGCGGCTGGCCAAGCGCGACGGCGCCGTGACCCTGGCGGACCTCGGGGCCGCGGGGGTGCCCGCGGAGGAGGCGGTCGCCCGGATCGTGGCCTCCCTGGGGCTGCCCGGGCGGCCCCGGACGGCGCAGGACGTCCTCGCCGTGCTCGACGAGGACGTCCTGCCGCGCGTGCCGTGGGTCCTGGACCCGCGGAAGTGGACGGCTCAGCGCACGGGCTGA